The genomic interval ACTTACAGCTGTAACTGCATCCATTAAATTTCTACTTACAACCTCTGCCTTCCCAAAACTCTCAAAAATACTTATTATCTCTTCCAATTCTTCCTTTGTAACTTCCTTGCTAGGACTTATTGCAGACATTCCTTCCCCTACCATGGCTGGAGTATTTGGCATAACCTTCACTACCTTTACTTTTCTTCCAAAAGCAGCTTGAGTATCTTCAATATCCTTCCCAGCAGCTATAACCACTATTATAGCCTCTTCTTTTATATCATTTTTGATTTGTTCAATAACCATTGGATATATATGAGGCTTTATCGACAAAACTATTATATCGCATTTTTTTGCTATTTTTAAATTATCCGTAGTAATATTTACCCCATAAATTTCTTTTACCTTATCTAACTGCTTTTCATTGAGATCTGCAACTATAATATTTTCTGGAGATACTAGATTTGAGCTTGTTATCCCGCCAATCATAGCACTCCCCATATTTCCTGAACCTATAAATCCAATTGTCTTATTCATGTCATACTTCCTCCCATTGTTTTTTATGTCATCTTAATTTTAACACAAAAATTGAAAATATACTACAAAACCAGCCAAACAAAACATATGGCTGGTTTCATTTTATTCAACTCTTGTATTTGCAAGTTTAGTAAAAGAATCATTGGCTTGTCTATTTGGATCAAGTCCTAAAACTTCTGGAAGATATGTTGCAATTGCTTGGATACACACAGAAATGTTTATAGAAGACTTTGTATATGGATAGTAATTTACTTGTATTTTATTCTCATCTTGAATACTTTCATTGTTTGCTTCAATCACTAACATATGATTGACTTTATCCTTAAAATATTCCTCTATTTTTTCATATTCGTTAAATTTGTCATCAGAGATCTTTAACAAAATCAAATTAGAATCATGAGCTATCATTCTATGAATACCATGGGAAAATTCACCTATATCGCAAAATGTAGCTGGAATACAAAGAGTTTCCATTATCTTTAGCATTCCTTCCATAGCTGTTCCAAAATTGGGTCCATGACCTATAATTAAGAAATGATCTATTTTAGCCCATTCCTTGTTGCCCTCTAACCAAACGATTGTATTCTTTACATTATCCTCAATATTTCCAATAGATGATCTAATTTCATCCATTATTTCATCATACAAATTAGTTTCTATAGTCTTCTTTTTCATTCCCAATTCAAGAGCCAATAAATAAAGTTTTAGCAATGATGAACTGTATCCCTTGGTCTTGGCATTAGAATTTTCTTGTCCACAATCAAATTTAACAAAATAATCAGATTCCTTGCAAACAGGAGAATTCACATTTTCAGACAAAGCCAAAACCTTGAAATGATATTTGTGAGCTTTTAAAATACCATTGACAGTGCCTGTACTAGTTCCCGTTTGAGAAATAGCAACAATCAATGTAGTATCAATATCAAATAAATTCAAATCTAACTCTTCAAATTCTTGAGGTGTATATTGTCTAGTCCTTATATTTGCATATTCCTCATAAAAATGTTTAGAAATATAGCATATATTCAATGAACTCCCAGATGCAACAAAAATAATTTCTCTTATCTTTTCAGCTTCAATCTCATCTACAATTTCCTCTATATCCTTATTTTTCACAATGTTTTCTAATACAGAAGGAGTTTCTTCTATATATTCCCACATAATACTTTTTGATTTCATACTAGTTCTCCTTTGCACTGATAGTTTTTAGAATGACCTTGCAAATTTCCTCTTTATTTTTTTCTGTTTTCAAGAACCTTACAAAATCATCATCCATCAATTTGGCTGACAATTTAGATAGCAAAGTCAAATGTAGATTGTCCTTATTTTCTTTTGGTATCAATAAACTAATGATCAAATCAACTTTTGCATCTCCCCAAGGAATTATCTCTTTTGTTGTAATCATTAAAATAGATGCTACCTTGATAGATTCAGACTTGGCATGTGGAATAGCCAATATTGAATCAATAGAAGTTGCAAAAGAATTTTCTCTCTCCCATAAATCTTTTTCAGTTTCCTCAGAATCATCTGAAATACCCAATTGTTCAGCATTTTTTGCAATGAATTCAATGACACTATCTCTGGTCTTTAAATCTTCATCTAAAAAGATATGATCCTTGGAAATTATGTCCATAATATCACCTTTCTCTAAATAATATTTCATACAAATAATCATAGGATTTATTCTTAACAATATTCATTATAGTTGCTTCATCTCTAACCAAATCATATAGATAATTAAATACCTTTATACTAGAAGTATCATTTTCACTAAAACAAATAAAGATTATCATCTGTATCTTCTCGTCATCCCATACAACTGGTTCCTCAGTCAATCCTACAGCAATTAAAGAACTTGATTGACTAGACGAAACGCAGTGAGGTATAGCCACTAAATTTCCTATTTTCGTAGACGAAACATGTTCTCTTTTTATCACTTCATTCAATGTATTTTTATCAATTGCATTTTGAGCTATTAGTTTTTCTCCAATTTCATCAATTAGATCATATTTATCTTGATTTTTAAGATCTGTAAAAAAGCGTTCTTCACTAAATAAGCTCTTAAATGAATCATAGGGTTGGCTATTTTCAATGATCACCTTGTCAATGCCTTTATATAGCTCATTGCTGAAAATATCATCCACCAAAACTACAGGAATATCAACATCCAAATCTATTGGCGTTGTAGTGATCAACAAATCCGCATTGCTATTATTTATGGAATCAAAATATTTCCCAGGATATATTTCAATAATTTTAAAATTTTCATATCTGCTATTGATTTTTTCTTTCAATAAATGGCAATATCCTAATCCTAAATGGCACAATATAATCACTTTATAATTGTCTGTACTAGTAGACTTTTCAGTATAAGATGCCAAATGCAAAGCAATAAATCCTATCTCATTCTCATTCAAATTTATATTATAATAATGATTTAATTTGTTGATAAGCATAACGGCAATATTGAATTCAACAGGTATATTTGCCTTTATTTCCTTAATAATAGGGTTTTCAACAAACACATTTTTTTCATTTCTTTTAATTAACAATCCAATATGCATTGAAAGTCTCTCTAAAAAATCCTTATTTATAGGAACTTTATCATCAAAAAAATTTAGTGATTTCAAGCATTCATAAATTATTCTTTCTAAATCCCTATCTTTGATGAATTGACTGTTCTTTAATACATCGTCAATATAATTGCTAATATAAAATATATCATAATCAGTAAAATTTATATCATATTTCCACTCAATATCTCTCAAAATATCATTAATAATAGGGTTTGCCAAATTAGACATGTGGGAACTTTCGCTATGCTTTTTACTTCTCAAGATACATATAAGTATCAATTTATTTAAAATTTTAATATCAAAATCATTTAAAAGAACACCATTTGAATACAAATTGTTGGTCAATATCTCATCAATTCCAGCAATCAAAGCATCATCAATATTTCCAACTTGATAGTATATAGAAGGAACTTTCATCAATATATCTAACATTATCTTTCGAATATCTGATTCAATTCCTTTAATATGCCATTCCAAATCATCTCCTATTACCAATTCTAAATTGTAATTGGCCAATAACTCAATCAATTCATTTTTCAACTGATATATAGATGATGAGCTAAAATGCAATAGTTCAGATAGACCATAAATTGTTTCACCTTCTACATTCAAAAGATGTATAACAATCAAAAACAATCTATGGTCTTTATTGTTTATATCAAAGCTCATTTTGTATTGATTTAACATTGCATCAAAATCACTTTTTGCATAATTTGGAACAAACAATTTATAGCCCAGGCCCTTAAATGATGCAATATTGCAACCCAATGTATTTATCATAGAATTTATATCACTTATATATCTAATAACCGTTCTTTTAGATAAATCAAATTGATTTGCCAATTTGTCAGCTGTCACATATCCATCGGGATTATTGCTTATAGATATCAATAAATCTAATTTTTGAGAGTCTAGCATTTTTCATCCCACTCCTAATTTTTATTAAACAATTATTCAATACTTTCCAAAGCTTTTTTCATAGATTCATCTGCATTTTTGATGAAGTCATTTGTTTGACATCTATATATTTTAACTCCTTCAAATCTTTCAGCTTCCCTCAATGCTACATCTGTAGCCATAATGATTAAATCTGCTTCTTCAATCTCTTTTTTGCTCAATCTGTTTTCAATTCCCAATGCACCTTGAGTTTCAACTTTTGCTTTATAGCCTAATTTCTTTGCTGCCTTTTTTATTCCTTCTGCTGCCATATACGTATGAGCAATTCCTGTAGAACATGATGTCACTCCAATAATCTTCATTTTTCATTCCTCCATTTATTATTAATCCTCTTCTACATAATCTTTCTTTAATGCATTAACCATGAGTGCTGTAACCAATGATCCGATGAATATTGCTAAAGCATACCATACTTTATGAGTTGTAACAAATATAACTATTGGTCCTCCATGAGGTGCATAACATTCAACTCCTGCCAACATTGAAACAATGGCACCAACAGCACCACCTACACATATACTAGGCAATACTCTAAGAGGATCCTTTGCTGCAAAAGGTATTGCCCCCTCTGAAATTCCTATCATTCCCATAGCCAATGCTGCTTTCCCCGCTTCTCTATCTTCTTCAGAATATTTTTTCTTATTCAACAATGTTGCCAATCCCATTCCTAGTGGAGGTGTACAAATAGCAACGGCAACTGGACCTGCCAAAGTATATATCCCCTCACTAAACAATGACCAAGCAAATAAACATGCTACTACATTTATTGGTCCACCCATATCAAATGCAGTCATGACACCTAATATAATTGCTAAAACGATTGCATTTCCACCTTGCATACTCTTTAAGAAATTTGTCAACGCTATATTCAACGAATTCAATGGAGCTGTAACAACATAATCCATAATAAGCGCAACAGATATTCCACCCAACAAAGGTATTATAAAAATTGGCATTAGAGCTTTTATAGAATAATGTACTGGAATTTTCTTGATTGCATTAACAATATAACCTGCAAGTATACCAGCTATAATACCACCTAAAAATCCTGCACCTTTTGATACTGCAATTGCTCCACCCAACATTCCAGGCATAATACCACTTCTATCAGCTAAACCAAAAGCAATAAATCCTGCAAGAATTGGTATCATATAACCCATAGACATTCCGCCTAGTTCTTCCAACCTTTTCAATACTGGGCTAGTTATGACTGCTCCTTCTCCAGCCTCAATCCCACTAAAAGCAATAGATACTGCAATAAATATACCGCCAAATACAACAAATGGAATCATGTAACCTACACCTGTCATAAGTGCTTCTTGAATTTTTTTTAGTTCATCTTTCAAAATACTTCCTCCTCTGCTTTTTATTTTGTATTCATTAGTTTCTTCCACTTGAATATATTATAGCAATTTAAAATCTCTGTGATATTAACGTTTGCCAAAGAAAGTGACACATAAAAAAACCCCCTTGGGAAATCCAAAAGGGTTCTTAGAAAATGCATTTTTAGCTGTCATCATCTCTATTGTATTAAAATCAGGATGTAGACCTTCTACTTCATCATATGCTACTTGAATTTCAGTATGAAGTTCATCTATCTGTCCATTTAGTCTTTCCAGCAATTCCAGTCCCTTGTCATCCTTATTCATCCACCCACTGAGCTTTCGGTTAAATAAATTATATCATTCTTTTATAAATTTATACAGTAAAAAAATTTGATGCGCTGAGAACCATCCCCAGCGCATCTTAGTTTTATGCCAAATTTTCACCATTACTTTCTATTACCTTCTTATACCAAATGAAAGAATCCTTCTTCAACCTTTTTAAGCTTCCATTCCCATAGTCATCCTTATCCACATAAATAAATCCATATCTTTTAGACATTTCAGATGTAGAATCACTCACTAAATCAATTGGTCCCCAAGTTGTATAACCCATTAGATTTACTCCATCTTTAATGGCTTCCCTCATTTGAATTATATGTTTCTTTAAATAATCAATTCTATAATCATCATGAATCTTATTGTCATATTCTAATCTATCATATGCACCCAAGCCATTTTCAACTATAAAGATAGGCATTCGATATCTATAATATAAATCATTCAAAGCCCATCTTAAACCTATTGGATCAATTTGCCATCCCCAATCAGTCGTTTCTAAATACGGATTTTTCACTCCTGTAAATAAACTATCAGATAATCTTTCTGCATTAGAATTTGAACTTTCTGTAACTGATTTATAATAACTTATTGAAATAAAATCCACTGGATGGAGTTTTAAAATTTCATCATCTCCAATCTCTTTTTTTATATAAACATTATTTTCTTTGAAATATCTTAAAATATAACCCGGATATTCTCCTCTTGCTTGAACATCTGTAAAAAACAAATTCATTTGATTTGCCCTTTGAGCTTTTATAATATCTAAAGGATTGTTGGTTTCTGGATAAATTACAGTTCTTGCAAGCATACATCCAACTTTGTTTTTAGGATTAATTTCATGAGCTATCTTAGTTGCCAATGCACTAGCAATAAATTGATGATGACCTGCTTGATAGCTCAATTCTAGAGGATTGTCACTATCTTCTAAAAACACCCCTCCACCAATATAAGGATTCTTTGCTATGACATTTATTTCATTAAAAGTCAACCATAGATCTACCTTATCCTTATATCTTTCAAATACTGTTTTTGCGTATTTTATAAAAAAATATATCAATTTTCTATTAGACCATCCATTATATTTTAATGCTAGATTTAATGGCGTATCATAATGAGATAATGTCACTAAAGGTTTAATATTATATTTCTTACACTCATCAAATACACTGTCATAAAATCTCAAACCTTTTTCATTGGGTTTTTCATCATCTCCATTTGGAAATATTCTACTCCAGCTTATTGATAGTCTAAAAACATTAAATCCCATTTCAGCAAATAATTTTATATCTTCCTTGTATCTATGATAAAAATCTATACCGTATCTCTTTGGGAAATAATAATTGCCTTCATTGTTTAACATTTCTTGGATTTCTTTTCTAGTCACATTTGGTGGCCTATCACCTTTTCTTTGTTCCTTTGGAACAAATTTGACCATATCCGCTATTGATAAACCTCTATTATCTAGATTATATGCTCCTTCTATTTGACAAGCTGAAGTTGCTCCTCCCCACAAAAAACTTTCTGGAAATCTATTGCTATTCATGTTCTTCTCCTTTTTACACATTCTACAATTCTCCAAGCAATTTTCTAGCTTGATTTAATGCTTTCTCTCCATCCATCATTCCATATGCAGCCATATCCACTACACCAACTGGAATATTTGTCTCTTTTTCTACTCGTTCTTTATCAAATCTAACTTGAGGTCCCAGCAATATAACATCCGCTTTATCTTTTATATCTTTCAAATTAGCCAATGATGAGGCAGCAATATCACATTCATAACCTTGCTTTTTTGCAGCTTCTTTCATTTTACTTACCAGCAAGCTAGTTGACATTCCTGCTGAACATAACAAAAATATCTTCTTCATATCTAGCGTACCTCCCATTTAATCTTTTTTATTTTCCATGGTTTTGTATAAATCTATAAGCTCTCTTGCCAACTCATTAAATGTTATACAATTCATTAAATGATCTTGAGAATGAACAATCAATAAATTTAATTCTATCTTCTGCCCATCAGATTCCTTAGCTAGCAATTGAGTTTGTGCATTGTGGGCCAGTAGCTCAGAATCTTGTGCTAATTTCAAATTTTTTTCAGCCAATTCAAAATCAAAATTTTTAGCAGCTCTAATAGCATTCATTGCATCAGATTTGGCGTTTCCTGCATTAATTATTATATTCATTATTATTTCCATTAAATCTTGCTCTGTATTTTCTCCCATACAATCACTCCTATAAATAATTAGTTATGACCTATAATAAAATTAAATTTTTGATTTGGTTTTATAAAATCTAATATAAAAACTTCTTCATCTTTAATTTTAGCAACCACATTAGATTTTCCACTATTCTCAAAATCTTTCAAGGCTATTTCCAATTCTCCTTTGTAATTTCCATATTCATCACTTTCTATTAAAATATCTCCTCTTTTTATATTTTTAGGTGCATTGTGTATAACAAAACTCTTATCCTTATATTTATCCCTACTACTTTTAGTCGATCTAATGACTGTATCAGAAATATCTCCCCTTCTAAAATGGATTTCATCTAGTAATATTGTTTTCTCAATTTCTGTAACATCCTTTTCAAGAACTATTTCAAAAGATACCATATCTAATCTCATATTTTTTATTTTTGAAAATTCTTCTTCACTTGCAAAGCAGTTAGATATAATCACGTCATCAACAATATCTAAAGATATCATGTGCTTCAACTGAACTTGAATTGGCATATATCTGTGCATTTCCAAGGTTGGAAGTTGATTACCGATTGGCCAAGGCCCAAATGCACTACTATTTTGGCTTGTAATAAAAGCAGCTGTATTCAATCCATATTTTTTAAAATTGTAAGTACATTTTTCAAAATAATCTAATGGTAGTCCCGTATATTTATGTGGATAAAAATTATGACAACCTATTAGATTATATCTGTTTGGCATATAATCCATAATTGTATCTATATATTTAGTATCATTACTCATATTGATTTCAACTTTTAAATTATAATCATTATATGTCATCATAGCCTCTTCATAACCAGAGTATCCCCTGTCCAATCTAAATCCGCTTGCTCCAATATCTCTAAAAAATGATAAATTTTCACTATCAACCTTTAATCTTTTTAGTACGAATGGATTGACATCTACAATCGTTTCAAATCCCCTTTTATTTCCATAGTCTATAATACTGGAAAATTTATTTATAATCTCATCCTTTGATTTTTCCGTTGACAGTAAACAGGAAAATATTCTTTTAA from Sporanaerobacter acetigenes DSM 13106 carries:
- the proC gene encoding pyrroline-5-carboxylate reductase, translating into MNKTIGFIGSGNMGSAMIGGITSSNLVSPENIIVADLNEKQLDKVKEIYGVNITTDNLKIAKKCDIIVLSIKPHIYPMVIEQIKNDIKEEAIIVVIAAGKDIEDTQAAFGRKVKVVKVMPNTPAMVGEGMSAISPSKEVTKEELEEIISIFESFGKAEVVSRNLMDAVTAVSGSSPAYVYMFIEALADGAVLEGMPRNMAYKFAAQAVLGSAKMVLETGLHPGELKDNVCSPGGTTIEAVATLEEKGFRHAVLAAMEKCADKSREMSK
- a CDS encoding SIS domain-containing protein codes for the protein MKSKSIMWEYIEETPSVLENIVKNKDIEEIVDEIEAEKIREIIFVASGSSLNICYISKHFYEEYANIRTRQYTPQEFEELDLNLFDIDTTLIVAISQTGTSTGTVNGILKAHKYHFKVLALSENVNSPVCKESDYFVKFDCGQENSNAKTKGYSSSLLKLYLLALELGMKKKTIETNLYDEIMDEIRSSIGNIEDNVKNTIVWLEGNKEWAKIDHFLIIGHGPNFGTAMEGMLKIMETLCIPATFCDIGEFSHGIHRMIAHDSNLILLKISDDKFNEYEKIEEYFKDKVNHMLVIEANNESIQDENKIQVNYYPYTKSSINISVCIQAIATYLPEVLGLDPNRQANDSFTKLANTRVE
- a CDS encoding PTS sugar transporter subunit IIA, which produces MKYYLEKGDIMDIISKDHIFLDEDLKTRDSVIEFIAKNAEQLGISDDSEETEKDLWERENSFATSIDSILAIPHAKSESIKVASILMITTKEIIPWGDAKVDLIISLLIPKENKDNLHLTLLSKLSAKLMDDDFVRFLKTEKNKEEICKVILKTISAKEN
- a CDS encoding BglG family transcription antiterminator — its product is MLDSQKLDLLISISNNPDGYVTADKLANQFDLSKRTVIRYISDINSMINTLGCNIASFKGLGYKLFVPNYAKSDFDAMLNQYKMSFDINNKDHRLFLIVIHLLNVEGETIYGLSELLHFSSSSIYQLKNELIELLANYNLELVIGDDLEWHIKGIESDIRKIMLDILMKVPSIYYQVGNIDDALIAGIDEILTNNLYSNGVLLNDFDIKILNKLILICILRSKKHSESSHMSNLANPIINDILRDIEWKYDINFTDYDIFYISNYIDDVLKNSQFIKDRDLERIIYECLKSLNFFDDKVPINKDFLERLSMHIGLLIKRNEKNVFVENPIIKEIKANIPVEFNIAVMLINKLNHYYNINLNENEIGFIALHLASYTEKSTSTDNYKVIILCHLGLGYCHLLKEKINSRYENFKIIEIYPGKYFDSINNSNADLLITTTPIDLDVDIPVVLVDDIFSNELYKGIDKVIIENSQPYDSFKSLFSEERFFTDLKNQDKYDLIDEIGEKLIAQNAIDKNTLNEVIKREHVSSTKIGNLVAIPHCVSSSQSSSLIAVGLTEEPVVWDDEKIQMIIFICFSENDTSSIKVFNYLYDLVRDEATIMNIVKNKSYDYLYEILFRER
- a CDS encoding PTS fructose transporter subunit IIB, translating into MKIIGVTSCSTGIAHTYMAAEGIKKAAKKLGYKAKVETQGALGIENRLSKKEIEEADLIIMATDVALREAERFEGVKIYRCQTNDFIKNADESMKKALESIE
- a CDS encoding PTS fructose transporter subunit IIC encodes the protein MKDELKKIQEALMTGVGYMIPFVVFGGIFIAVSIAFSGIEAGEGAVITSPVLKRLEELGGMSMGYMIPILAGFIAFGLADRSGIMPGMLGGAIAVSKGAGFLGGIIAGILAGYIVNAIKKIPVHYSIKALMPIFIIPLLGGISVALIMDYVVTAPLNSLNIALTNFLKSMQGGNAIVLAIILGVMTAFDMGGPINVVACLFAWSLFSEGIYTLAGPVAVAICTPPLGMGLATLLNKKKYSEEDREAGKAALAMGMIGISEGAIPFAAKDPLRVLPSICVGGAVGAIVSMLAGVECYAPHGGPIVIFVTTHKVWYALAIFIGSLVTALMVNALKKDYVEED
- a CDS encoding glycoside hydrolase family 1 protein, with product MCKKEKNMNSNRFPESFLWGGATSACQIEGAYNLDNRGLSIADMVKFVPKEQRKGDRPPNVTRKEIQEMLNNEGNYYFPKRYGIDFYHRYKEDIKLFAEMGFNVFRLSISWSRIFPNGDDEKPNEKGLRFYDSVFDECKKYNIKPLVTLSHYDTPLNLALKYNGWSNRKLIYFFIKYAKTVFERYKDKVDLWLTFNEINVIAKNPYIGGGVFLEDSDNPLELSYQAGHHQFIASALATKIAHEINPKNKVGCMLARTVIYPETNNPLDIIKAQRANQMNLFFTDVQARGEYPGYILRYFKENNVYIKKEIGDDEILKLHPVDFISISYYKSVTESSNSNAERLSDSLFTGVKNPYLETTDWGWQIDPIGLRWALNDLYYRYRMPIFIVENGLGAYDRLEYDNKIHDDYRIDYLKKHIIQMREAIKDGVNLMGYTTWGPIDLVSDSTSEMSKRYGFIYVDKDDYGNGSLKRLKKDSFIWYKKVIESNGENLA
- a CDS encoding PTS sugar transporter subunit IIB, which translates into the protein MKKIFLLCSAGMSTSLLVSKMKEAAKKQGYECDIAASSLANLKDIKDKADVILLGPQVRFDKERVEKETNIPVGVVDMAAYGMMDGEKALNQARKLLGEL
- a CDS encoding PTS lactose/cellobiose transporter subunit IIA, with the translated sequence MGENTEQDLMEIIMNIIINAGNAKSDAMNAIRAAKNFDFELAEKNLKLAQDSELLAHNAQTQLLAKESDGQKIELNLLIVHSQDHLMNCITFNELARELIDLYKTMENKKD
- a CDS encoding DUF871 domain-containing protein, whose translation is MKSLGISIYPEKSTNRELFNYIDMAKDAGFKRIFSCLLSTEKSKDEIINKFSSIIDYGNKRGFETIVDVNPFVLKRLKVDSENLSFFRDIGASGFRLDRGYSGYEEAMMTYNDYNLKVEINMSNDTKYIDTIMDYMPNRYNLIGCHNFYPHKYTGLPLDYFEKCTYNFKKYGLNTAAFITSQNSSAFGPWPIGNQLPTLEMHRYMPIQVQLKHMISLDIVDDVIISNCFASEEEFSKIKNMRLDMVSFEIVLEKDVTEIEKTILLDEIHFRRGDISDTVIRSTKSSRDKYKDKSFVIHNAPKNIKRGDILIESDEYGNYKGELEIALKDFENSGKSNVVAKIKDEEVFILDFIKPNQKFNFIIGHN